The genomic stretch GCAGAACGCTGGCGGTTTCCTGTGGCGATTGGCTGGTCTCGACCAGAAACGGGGCCAATGTGCGGATGAGGATGGAACTGGCGGCGCGGTTGCGATTATGGCACTCATCGCCCATCTGAAGCGCCTGAGCGGTGTGCTGCTTGACATCTAAGCCACCTGCTGCGCGAATGGCGCGGCTCAGTGCTGGCCCCAGGACATCGCGCATCCAGCGCAGCCGATCAAGAACCTCCTGATCGTTGGCTCCATAGCGCAGCACCTTGCCCAGCCCTTCGTTGAGGGTGGAGAAGGCGTTGGTTCCATGTACCTGATCTTCGAGTACGTAGACCGGCATGGAAGCCGAGATGACGCCTGCCATCGGCCCAACGGCCTGGTGATGATGGCAGGGCGAAAACGCAATCTCGCCCCGCTCGATCAGCGCCAGCGCTTCTTGCTCGGTGTGGGCCAACTCTTCGTACAGGAGCGCGCCAATGATCGCTCCACGCAGCGGGCCACACATGCGTTCCCAGGTGATCGGCGGGCCGGCGTGAAGGATGGTCTGGCGGCTCATGCCCGGCAGAACTTCGCTTGCGGGGCGCACATCAACCAGGATAGGCCGCGCCGCCAGCATGCGCTGAACGGCGCGCTCATTGGCGGCCTCGATGCGGGCTTCGGCCAGCGTCTGCCAGAGTTCCAGGCCCATGCCCTCAGCCGGAGGCTGCCATGCCACGCGCATCGGCTCAAGCCCCTGCGCGGCCAGTGTCTCTGCAAACAAATCGAGGCCGACGTTTACCACCTGTAGCTCGCTGCTAAAGAGATTCGGTTCAGCCATTGATGCTCCTCTGTATCGCTGCTGACTGGCGTTACTCGCCCTGCGTTCCAATGCGCTTGTTGACGATCTCGGCGGCGACGCGCGCGGCCAGGGCGTTTTCGGTGAAGACGAGTGCTCCGACCTGGCTGAACAAGCTGCGCTGATAAGCAAGTCCTTGCGGGTCTTGCTCGGTCCCGCAGAGCGAGACGACACAGGCGATCGAGCGCCCATCTTCAGCAGCGGCTGCCCTGGCGCGCTCGATGGCGGGGGCAAACTCGCTGGACGGGTCAGCATGGGAGCCATAGCCCAGCACGATGTCGAGCAAGATAACCGCCGTTGT from Ktedonobacterales bacterium encodes the following:
- a CDS encoding DUF1116 domain-containing protein; the encoded protein is MAEPNLFSSELQVVNVGLDLFAETLAAQGLEPMRVAWQPPAEGMGLELWQTLAEARIEAANERAVQRMLAARPILVDVRPASEVLPGMSRQTILHAGPPITWERMCGPLRGAIIGALLYEELAHTEQEALALIERGEIAFSPCHHHQAVGPMAGVISASMPVYVLEDQVHGTNAFSTLNEGLGKVLRYGANDQEVLDRLRWMRDVLGPALSRAIRAAGGLDVKQHTAQALQMGDECHNRNRAASSILIRTLAPFLVETSQSPQETASVLRFMGENQHFYLNISMACCKASADAAAAEPFSSLVTTMARNGSDFGIRVSGLGERWYTGPAQQVRGLYFTGFNEADANPDIGDSTISETVGIGAFVMAAAPAIAQFVGGAPADAARYTLEMYDITLAEDSSMAIPALDFRGAPAGIDLRKVVLLNRPPIINTGIAHRLPGIGQIGAGIVEPPMTCFTQALADLAAVIQQPPSAGEAGR